The proteins below are encoded in one region of Pleuronectes platessa chromosome 14, fPlePla1.1, whole genome shotgun sequence:
- the ppig gene encoding peptidyl-prolyl cis-trans isomerase G, producing MGIKAPRTRCFFDVGISNVLVGRVVVELFSDICPKTCENFRCLCTGEKGIGKGTMKPLHYKGCLFHRVVKDFMIQGGDFSEGNGKGGESIYGGFFEDESFAVKHNKDYLLSMANRGKDTNGSQFFITTKPSPHLDGVHVVFGHVISGQEVVQTMENQKTDPNSRPYSDVKVLNCGELVPKSKAKKEEKKRARASSSSSSSSDSESSSDSSSDSEESEKESKKRKKKAKKLKKKQKKKDKKRSEAESAEEKDQEETVSSTVRPEEIPPIPENRFLMRRSPQAAQKSNEVDEKDQRHKEERQRESSSTRYNSQSAYNRRLVMTKSGRKIKGRGPRRYRTPSRSRSGDRFRRSETPPHWRQELQRQRMRAVTGERWIKGDRGDMNEAKDEAAKAPRRERRASSTKHEKTAEGKKEKKSRSHRSKSKEEETAEDGKPSKHKAKKQDKSPSRSKSREKSRRSKSRDKSHKHKSDDRRGRSRSKNRNSDKKEKESDRSKDKYKSHESDEKHKEDTKGRNGEGTREKSKSKERTTSKDGHRSSSKNRDRHGSSPSKDKEEKREKDGERGREHSRSKERQRTDERENKRRGTSRDRDRRSRSPDRNKTKDSQRSRRSRSKSNKSDHSKDQSSHRRDKAATSQRRRHSSSSSSSDSDRNEKSKSRKRPESKTRPKSKSRSKDRRSPDRSRPRPDSTKGKDRKDSRRNKSSSSSSSDSD from the exons ATGGGGATCAAGGCTCCGCGCACACGGTGCTTCTTCGACGTTGGCATCAGTAATGTGCTCG TTGGCAGAGTTGTGGTGGAGTTGTTTTCCGACATCTGTCCCAAAACATGTGAGAACTTCAGATGCCTCTGCACAG GTGAGAAAGGCATCGGTAAAGGAACTATGAAACCTCTGCACTACAAAGGATGTCTGTTCCACCGTGTTGTGAAAGACTTCATGATTCAAGGGGGAGACTTCAGTGAAG GCAATGGAAAAGGAGGTGAATCCATCTATGGAGGCTTTTTTGAAG ATGAAAGCTTTGCCGTTAAGCACAACAAGGATTACCTCCTGTCTATGGCCAATAGAGGCAAAGACACAAATGGATCCCAGTTTTTCAT AACAACAAAACCTTCACCACATCTGGACGG AGTCCATGTGGTTTTTGGTCATGTGATCTCTGGCCAAGAGGTGGTTCAAACCATGGAGAACCAGAAAACGGATCCTAACAGCAGACCATATTCAGACGTGAAAGTTTTGAACTGTGGAGAGCTGGTCCCGAAATCTAAAG CcaagaaggaggaaaaaaagagagcaagAGCATCCAGTTCTAGCAGTAGCTCCAGCGACTCTGAAAGCTCCTCAGATTCCTCCTCTGACTCTGAAGAGTCTGAGAAAGAATCCAAAAAGcggaaaaaaaaggcaaagaagctaaaaaagaaacagaagaagaaggacaagAAAAG GTCAGAAGCTGAAAGTGCTGAAGAGAAGGACCAAGAGGAGACGGTTTCATCTACTGTACGTCCTGAAGAAATCCCACCCATCCCAGAGAACCGATTCCTCATGAGAAGAAGTCCACAGGCCGCCCAAAAGTCGAATGAGGTGGATGAAAAGGATCAGAGACATAAAGAGGAacggcagagagagag TTCTAGCACAAGATATAATTCTCAGTCAGCATACAACAGAAGACTTGTGATGACCAAATCTGGCAGGAAAATCAAAGGAAGAGGTCCTAGG AGGTACCGGACACCGTCTCGTTCAAGGTCCGGAGACCGCTTTCGGCGAAGTGAAACTCCTCCACACTGGCGTCAAGAGCTGCAGCGTCAGAGGATGAGAGCAGTCACTGGAGAGCGCTGGATTAAGGGTGACAG aggTGATATGAATGAAGCCAAGGATGAAGCTGCTAAAGCACCAAGAAGAGAGCGACGAGCCTCCAGCACGAAGCATGAAAAGACCGCTGAGGgtaaaaaggagaagaaaagtcGGTCACATAGATCCAAAAgcaaagaggaagaaacagcTGAGGATGGGAAGCCTAGCAAACACAAGGCAAAGAAACAAGATAAATCTCCAAGTCGTAGTAAAAGCAGAGAGAAGAGTAGAAGGTCAAAAAGCAGAGATAAGAGTCACAAGCACAAAAGTGATGACAGGAGAGGTCGTTCACGGAGCAAAAACCGAAACAgtgacaagaaagaaaaagaatctGATCGTAGTAAAGATAAATACAAGAGCCACGAGTCTGACGAAAAACATAAAGAGGACACAAAAGGAAGAAATGGTGAGGGAACTAGAGAAAAGTCCAAAAGCAAGGAAAGAACAACCTCAAAAGATGGACATAGATCGAGTAGCAAAAACAGGGATAGACACGGATCTTCACCGtcaaaagacaaagaagaaaaacgaGAGAAAGACGGAGAGCGGGGCAGGGAACATAGCAGGAGTAAGGAAAGACAACGCACCGATGAAAGAgagaacaagaggagaggaacatCCAGGGATAGGGACCGTCGTTCAAGAAGTCCAGACAGGAATAAGACTAAAGACTCTCAGAGAAGCAGGCGCTCCAGAAGTAAGAGTAATAAGAGTGATCACAGCAAAGACCAATCATCTCATAGAAGAGACAAAGCAGCTACCAGTCAAAGGAGAAGacatagcagcagcagcagcagctccgacAGTGACAGAAATGAGAAAAGTAAAAGTCGAAAGAGACCCGAGTCCAAGACAAGACCAAAAAGTAAATCTAGATCTAAAGACAGAAGAAGTCCAGATAGATCCAGACCAAGACCAGATAGTACAAAAGGCAAAGACAGAAAGGACAGCAGGAGGAACAAATCGAGTTCAAGCTCCAGCTCTGACAGCGACTGA